ACTCGGGAAACTTATAATCTATACTCAATGAATTAAGGAAACTCCACTCAGTAAAATGTGGAAAACACATGTGGAAAACTCGTAATTTGGAGGTAAAATCATGCCAGTTATAACCATAGATGCTCCCCCAATGAACAAGGAGCAGAAAAGGGAATTAGTAAGTTCATTTGCCAGAACCGCCAGCAAGGTAATGAACCTTCCAGTATCGGCCATGGTGGTCATAATTCGGGAAGTAGAATCAGAGAATGTGGGGACCGGAGACATCCTGCTCTGTGATCGTGAACCCTAATGGACCATGCATCCTAGGTAAATTAAAAATCCTGGTGAAAATAAAAAATTTATCTTTCAAATTGATGAATATCTCAATTTAAAGAATTTCTCAATTTAAAGAATTTCTCAATTTAAAAGAATTTCTCAATTTGATAAACATTTAAATTTGGCGTAAAAATCCAATTTAATCCTAAATAAAATATCATTGGCGATAAAAATGTCCCTTAACCCTTCCCCAGAATCTGGAAAAAACCAAAACCATCTTAAAAATGAAAAAAGCCCTTACTTACTTCAACACGTAGATAACCCTGTAGACTGGTATCCATGGGGTGATGAAGCATTTAATAAGGCTAAAAATGAAGATAAACCTATATTTTTATCAATTGGTTACTCAACCTGCCACTGGTGCCATGTCATGGCCAGGGAATCCTTCCAGGACCCTGAAATAGGTGATCTCCTAAACCAGGTCTTTGTACCAGTTAAGGTTGACCGGGAGGAAAGACCTGATATTGATAGTGTCTACATGACCGTCTGTCAGATGATCACCGGCAGTGGGGGATGGCCACTCACAGTTATCATGACTCCTGACCTGAAGCCATTCTTTGCAGGAACTTACTTCCCCAAAGATACAGGTCCCAGGGGAACAGGCCTCAGGGACCTCATATTAAATGTCAGAGATTTATGGGACAACAAAAGGGGTGAATTGGTTAAATCAGCCGAAGAACTGACCCATTCACTCCAGCAGATATCTGAAGGCCCACTACCTCAAACTGTAAAAGGGTCCCAGGGATTTCCAGAATCAAGCCAAGAATTAGGTGAAGAAATTTTAAAACAAGCTTACCAGTCACTCAGCGATAACTTTGATGAAAAATACACCGGCTTCGGGAATAATCAGAAATTCCCCACACCCCACCACCTGCTTTTCCTTTTAAGGTACTGGAAACATACTGGTGAAGACATGGCTTTAACCATGGTGGAGAGAACACTGGATGCCATGAAGAAAGGGGGAATTTATGATCATGTTGGCTTTGGTTTTCACCGTTACACTGTAGATCGCCAGTGGATGGTTCCACACTTTGAAAAGATGTTATATGACCAGGCCCTCCTGGCAATTGCATACACCGAAGCCTTCCAGGCCACCGGGAAAACACAATACAGGGAAACAGCAGAAGAAGTTCTTGAATACATTTTAAGGGATATGAGATCACCTGAAGGTGGATTCTATTCTGCTGAGGATGCAGACAGTGAAGGAGAAGAAGGCAAGTTCTACCTGTGGACTCAGGATGAAATCATGGACCTGTTGGGTTCTAATGATGGAGCCCTGTTCTCGGAGATTTACTCTGTTTCAGAGGAGGGAAACTTCAAGGATGAAGCCACACGAGTTAAAACCGGTAAAAACATACTTCACAGGACTCAAACCTGGGATGAGCTTTCAAAAAAACTGGGAATCTCCACTGAAGAGTTATGGTGGAAAACAGAAACTGCAAGGGAAACATTGTTTCATGCCCGAAAATCAAGGATACATCCTCATAAGGATGATA
This window of the Methanobacterium formicicum DSM 3637 genome carries:
- a CDS encoding thioredoxin domain-containing protein, coding for MSLNPSPESGKNQNHLKNEKSPYLLQHVDNPVDWYPWGDEAFNKAKNEDKPIFLSIGYSTCHWCHVMARESFQDPEIGDLLNQVFVPVKVDREERPDIDSVYMTVCQMITGSGGWPLTVIMTPDLKPFFAGTYFPKDTGPRGTGLRDLILNVRDLWDNKRGELVKSAEELTHSLQQISEGPLPQTVKGSQGFPESSQELGEEILKQAYQSLSDNFDEKYTGFGNNQKFPTPHHLLFLLRYWKHTGEDMALTMVERTLDAMKKGGIYDHVGFGFHRYTVDRQWMVPHFEKMLYDQALLAIAYTEAFQATGKTQYRETAEEVLEYILRDMRSPEGGFYSAEDADSEGEEGKFYLWTQDEIMDLLGSNDGALFSEIYSVSEEGNFKDEATRVKTGKNILHRTQTWDELSKKLGISTEELWWKTETARETLFHARKSRIHPHKDDKVLTDWNGLVIVALALAGNSFKREDYLMAAGDAVKFIMTKLHHQGRLKHRWRDGEAAVDGNLDDYAYLIWGLLELYQATFQSEYLEIALKLNQTLLEHFLDHDNGGFYFTSDFTQKILVRQKEAYDTALPSGNSVQMMNLEKFSLIIDDMKISESFHGLESYFASMITQSPSAFTMFLSAIILKIGPSFQVVICGEKDSPDTQVLLNTIQKEYLPNVILILNSSDDSLINQIVGSLEHKTIVNGQATAYVCGNGTCHAPVNNPDDLINILK
- the dmpI gene encoding 4-oxalocrotonate tautomerase DmpI, with protein sequence MPVITIDAPPMNKEQKRELVSSFARTASKVMNLPVSAMVVIIREVESENVGTGDILLCDREP